In one window of Schistocerca gregaria isolate iqSchGreg1 unplaced genomic scaffold, iqSchGreg1.2 ptg000691l, whole genome shotgun sequence DNA:
- the LOC126319993 gene encoding uncharacterized protein LOC126319993, protein MQSRPNDKKRAKSSRWPKVRVDLSKLFQKRGGDADEDDHEGYDEVLWEPSERRGEAPLEAGPVSRRKLARSSGRQGVGGRSDAPLPQSREASGSSGEETRADRGKSQSKSSDVDFGYYSNDDERDLDYLPSAGLSPRDEPAVESKLAVKRRHREVRRRGSLQERARFLYTHKLHLGMLVSHTSSEMSSLGRDQLSRAVLLSLLPQERLEEWVARCEEDAPQSLKGVVLDVLDWISTVYERPAHSVTKEWKLLQLRQLVLYMSAIRPHAFTNKAESIKRDYEALMVFLRERHPTAFERRAADADQVSQFFRLIGLDLDSVFPNQPISRLDFSALPSRLKVNSFTYVETFLLVMRILGVFGRMVWTMDPVLVPSKFVPSYSFVNSLFFHQFPRPSPLSPGSASSREEAPPPAADDRPTLWAEVYHSPSEQWIPVDVLRGLVDVPSFPSMESPRAADNEDPLSSDVPTRPSVLTRAGRKAGGSVAAAAAHCSRHFPPTGHTFGFDWLGRVAQLSLIYSRNHAETLKRISDPPWLELFLQKWNQRQKERLTRDAHFAPPADLWDKLESIDRLLSEKVIRDEPPPRFIQAYRAHPLYCLERYRKKHEVFRPEAKAVCHIDGEPVFHRDDLCLLKTSNNWHQEGMQVKKDEQPIMVQPKRIFRTPKPPDDGHVEMNHYYAPWQVEPLEPETASNGKIPLNAYGNVYLFKPNMLPKGTVHLVGYSNVKHVSKKLGLDCAPAMIGWLNQLPNLYGWVVCQDSARTLANACLADLQQKLTRTRSRRRESNHTHVFPNNLYLHDETSGTITRTCPCGFKDTLRQLSMINDDDHRPSPPAPG, encoded by the exons ATGCAGTCTAGACCAAACGACAAAAAGCGCGCCAAGTCAAGTCGGTGGCCCAAGGTGAGAGTGGACTTGTCGAAGCTGTTTCAGAAGCGAGGTGGAGATGCGGACGAAGATGATCACGAGGGCTACGACGAGGTCCTGTGGGAGCCCAGCGAGAGACGCGGCGAGGCTCCTCTGGAGGCGGGACCGGTGTCTCGTCGAAAACTCGCGCGCTCTAGCGGCCGTCAGGGCGTCGGCGGGCGGTCCGACGCCCCGCTCCCGCAGTCGCGGGAGGCATCCGGGAGCTCGGGAGAAGAGACGCGCGCGGATAGAGGGAAATCTCAAAGCAAGTCGTCGGACGTCGACTTCGGCTACTACTCCAACGACGACGAGCGAGACCTCGACTACCTGCCATCCGCGGGACTCTCGCCCCGCGACGAGCCCGCCGTCGAGTCCAAACTGGCGGTCAAGCGACGGCATCGAGAAGTTCGGCGACGCGGCTCTCTTCAAGAGAGGGCGCGCTTTCTGTACACACACAAACTCCATTTGGGCATGTTGGTCTCGCACACCAGCTCGGAAATGAGCTCTCTCGGCCGCGACCAGCTCTCCAGGGCCGTTCTGCTCTCTCTGCTGCCCCAGGAGAGGCTGGAAGAGTGGGTCGCTCGGTGCGAGGAAGACGCCCCTCAGTCTCTGAAGGGCGTTGTCCTGGACGTGCTCGACTGGATCTCCACCGTCTACGAGCGCCCCGCTCACAGCGTCACGAAGGAGTGGAAACTCCTTCAGCTCAGACAGCTGGTCCTGTACATGTCGGCCATCCGGCCTCACGCCTTCACCAACAAGGCCGAATCCATCAAGAGAGACTACGAGGCCCTCATGGTGTTTCTGAGGGAGCGCCATCCGACCGCTTTCGAGCGCCGCGCGGCCGACGCTGACCAGGTCTCTCAATTTTTCCGGCTCATCGGTCTGGATCTGGATTCCGTTTTTCCGAATCAGCCCATTTCCAGGCTGGATTTTTCCGCCTTGCCCTCCCGACTCAAGGTAAACTCCTTCACCTACGTCGAGACCTTCCTTTTGGTCATGCGCATCCTCGGCGTCTTCGGGAGAATGGTGTGGACCATGGACCCCGTCCTGGTCCCCAGCAAGTTCGTTCCTTCCTACTCGTTCGTCAACTCTCTCTTCTTCCACCAGTTCCcgcgcccctcccccctctccccgggCTCCGCCTCCTCCAGGGAGGAGGCCCCTCCCCCCGCCGCCGACGACCGCCCCACGCTCTGGGCGGAGGTCTACCACTCGCCCTCCGAACAGTGGATCCCGGTCGACGTCCTCCGCGGGCTGGTCGACGTCCCCTCCTTCCCCTCCATGGAGTCTCCTCGCGCCGCCGACAACGAGGACCCCCTCTCGAGCGACGTCCCGACCAGGCCCTCCGTCCTCACCAGGGCGGGCAGGAAGGCAGGCGgctccgtcgccgccgccgccgcgcactGCTCCCGGCACTTTCCCCCAACCGGACACACCTTCGGCTTCGACTGGCTCGGACGCGTCGCCCAGCTCTCTCTGATCTACTCCCGCAACCACGCCGAGACCCTCAAAAGGATCTCCGACCCCCCCTGGCTCGAACTTTTTCTGCAAAAATGGAACCAACGGCAAAAAGAACGCCTGACTCGCGACGCCCACTTCGCTCCCCCGGCGGACCTCTGGGACAAACTCGAGTCCATAGACCGACTCCTCAGCGAGAAGGTCATCCGCGACGAACCCCCCCCTCGATTCATTCAGGCCTACAGGGCCCACCCGCTCTACTGTCTGGAGCGGTATAGAAAAAAACACGAAGTCTTCCGACCCGAGGCCAAAGCCGTCTGCCACATCGACGGCGAACCCGTCTTCCACCGCGACGACCTCTGTCTCCTCAAAACCTCCAACAACTGGCACCAAGAAGGCATGCAAGTCAAAAAAGACGAACAACCCATCATGGTCCAACCCAAACGCATCTTCCGCACCCCAAAACCCCCCGACGACGGGCACGTCGAAATGAACCACTACTACGCCCCCTGGCAAGTCGAACCCCTCGAACCGGAAACCGCCTCCAACGGAAAAATCCCACTCAACGCCTACGGAAACGTCTACCTGTTCAAACCAAACATGCTCCCCAAAGGCACCGTCCACCTCGTCGGCTACTCCAACGTCAAACACGTCTCCAAAAAACTCGGGCTCGACTGCGCTCCGGCCATGATCGGCTGGCTCAACCAACTCCCCAACCTCTACGGGTGGGTCGTGTGTCAAGACTCCGCCCGCACTCTCGCCAACGCGTGTCTCGCCGACCTCCAGCAAAAACTCACTCGCACGCGCTCGAGGCGGCGCGAAAG CAACCACACCCACGTCTTTCCGAACAACCTGTACCTGCACGACGAGACCAGCGGCACCATTACGCGAACCTGCCCCTGCGGATTCAAGGACACGCTCAGGCAACTCTCAATGATCAACGACGACGACCACCGCCCATCGCCCCCCGCAcccggctaa
- the LOC126319894 gene encoding uncharacterized protein LOC126319894 — MFVFDWFWSVLSALGLYQKNAKIVFLGLDDAGKTTLLHMLRDNHLSVHFPTQKPTMEELTIGSIKFRAYDMGGHLQARKIWKEYFLEVNAVVFLVDTSNPARFPECKKELDSLLEAEELRKVPFAILGNKIDNLNSVTEEELRRALGLMQTYNQATYARPIEVFMCSVVKRIGYKEAFNWLSQLI; from the exons ATGTTTGTATTCGACTGGTTTTGGTCAGTTCTGAGTGCGCTGG GACTATACCAGAAAAATGCAAAAATCGTGTTTCTAGGACTAGACGACGCGGGCAAGACAACGCTATTGCACATGCTTCGTGACAATCACTTGTCAGTACACTTTCCCACGCAAAAGCCCA CAATGGAAGAACTGACAATAGGATCTATCAAATTCAGAGCCTATGATATGGGCGGGCACCTCCAAG CTCGAAAAATTTGGAAAGAGTATTTCCTGGAAGTCAATGCGGTCGTCTTTCTGGTAGATACCAGCAATCCTGCGAGGTTTCCGGAGTGCAAGAAGGAGCTGGACAGTCTCCTAGAGGCCGAGGAGTTGAGAAAGGTTCCATTTGCCATTTTGGGGAACAAAATCGACAACTTGAATTCGGTCACGGAAGAGGAACTTCGGCGCGCGCTCGGCCTGATGCAGACATACAATCAGGCGACCTACGCGAGACCGATAGAGGTGTTCATGTGTTCGGTGGTCAAGAGAATTGGGTACAAAGAAG CGTTCAATTGGTTATCACAGCTTATTTGA
- the LOC126319895 gene encoding uncharacterized protein LOC126319895: protein MGVEKDDAELERLLAQEPQRTVILFPSVDSIFIREYLERHTEKRTERVQNVKLNVIVIDATWNKARGLAAALPKHIPRIRLERPPAHSSSKMRKQGCVGRVTTAEGLAYLFKELHEDASTHQNLLYNLQIRCRAINASSGSSHGQSDSPVEAE, encoded by the exons ATGGGCGTCGAGAAGGACGACGCCGAACTGGAAAGGCTTCTCGCCCAAGAACCGCAGAGGACCGTCATTCTGTTCCCCTCGGTGGACTCCATTTTCATCAGAGAATATCTGGAGAGACACACCGAGAAACGGACCGAGCGCgtccaaaatgtcaaattaaacgtCATTGTAATAGACGCCACGTGGAACAAGGCCAGGGGACTGGCTGCGGCCCTGCCCAAACACATCCCGAGGATCCGCCTGGAAAGGCCACCGGCACACTCTTCAAGCAAGATGAGGAAACAAGGATGCGTCGGAAGAGTCACGACGGCAGAAG GACTAGCGTACTTGTTCAAAGAACTTCACGAGGACGCGTCGACCCATCAGAACCTGTTGTACAACCTTCAGATTCGGTGCAGGGCAATCAACGCGTCGTCCGGCTCGAGTCACGGCCAGAGCGACTCGCCGGTGGAGGCAGAATGA
- the LOC126319896 gene encoding uncharacterized protein LOC126319896, giving the protein MFLAASYVARRRVDSLCVSACSSSSRHGPGVERMWASQGLGLPMKLLLSRASGALLHGTRSLREGDTMNDHRRGAAGSGGSNIQSDYHRLFQRRVSGSWNNSRRAGPAHGRSEAYRGSEDVSELYGSGRGGIMGVAGGVAPVPMRIDLKKPDWSRKDREQQPIAKKDFYVECSSVSSKSQAEIDEWRAAHSIEVLGTGSCPRPMLSFDDTPFADSVKALLKSKFGGPSPIQSQGWSLALTGRDMVGSAQTGSGKTLAFILPALHHIASQPRSESSSRESTDLRTNPRAVFLVPTRELANQINDELLMFTPLYGYRTACVFGGSNNRLNQIRQIYQKPELLVATPGRLIDFVSSGTISLEDASYVVLDEADRMLDMGFEPQVRAILSQIHPDSQISMWSATWPKRIQRLASTFLKDSIRIRVGSDDLSANKSVKQEWVFCTRGQSLNRLQDLLKEHRGKKNADFL; this is encoded by the exons ATGTTTTTGGCTGCGTCATATGTTGCGCGTCGTCGAGTTGATTCCCTCTGTGTGAGTGCCTGTTCTTCGTCGTCGAGGCATGGACCTGGTGTGGAGAGGATGTGGGCGAGCCAGGGGTTGGGGTTGCCGATGAAG ctgttGTTGAGTCGGGCGAGTGGGGCGCTGCTGCACGGTACCCGCAGTTTGAGAGAGGGGGACACGATGAACGATCACCGTCGAGGCGCTGCTGGCTCGGGGGGGTCGAACATTCAGTCGGATTATCATCGTTTGTTTCAGCGGCGTGTCAGTGGTAGCTGGAACAATAGTCGTCGGGCGGGGCCTGCTCACGGTCGTTCCGAGGCGTATCGGGGGAGTGAAGACGTGAGCGAACTGTACGGTTCAGGTAGAGGTGGGATAATGGGTGTTGCTGGTGGTGTGGCCCCGGTTCCTATGCGGATTGACTTGAAGAAGCCGGATTGGTCGCGCAAGGACAGGGAGCAGCAGCCGATCGCGAAGAAGGATTTTTACGTTGAATGCAGTAGTGTTTCTTCCAAGTCTCAGGCTGAGATTGATGAGTGGAGAGCAGCTCATTCCATAGAGGTTCTTGGTACGGGTAGCTGTCCTCGTCCCATGTTGAGTTTTGATGACACACCGTTTGCCGATTCGGTAAAGGCGCTTTTGAAGTCGAAGTTTGGTGGGCCGTCTCCCATTCAGTCGCAGGGGTGGTCGCTCGCCCTGACGGGGCGCGATATGGTTGGATCGGCTCAGACTGGTTCGGGCAAGACGTTGGCTTTTATACTTCCCGCCTTGCACCACATAGCGAGCCAGCCGCGGTCTGAGTCGTCTTCGCGTGAATCGACTGACCTCCGGACGAATCCCAGGGCCGTTTTTTTGGTGCCCACTCGCGAGTTGGCCAACCAGATTAACGACGAGCTTTTGATGTTCACGCCGTTGTACGGGTACAGAACCGCTTGTGTTTTTGGCGGATCCAACAATCGTTTGAACCAAATACGCCAGATTTACCAAAAGCCGGAGTTGTTGGTAGCCACGCCCGGCCGATTGATCGATTTTGTGAGCTCTGGAACGATTTCGCTGGAAGACGCTTCCTACGTCGTTTTGGACGAGGCCGATCGCATGCTGGACATGGGGTTCGAGCCTCAAGTTCGCGCGATACTGTCTCAGATCCATCCGGACAGTCAGATCTCGATGTGGTCCGCGACGTGGCCGAAGCGAATTCAGCGGTTGGCTTCCACGTTTTTGAAGGATTCGATTCGAATCCGCGTCGGCTCGGACGATTTATCCGCCAACAAGAGCGTCAAGCAAGAGTGGGTGTTCTGCACTCGCGGACAGTCCTTGAATCGGCTCCAGGACCTGCTCAAGGAACACAGGGGCAAAAAAAACGCTGATTTTTTGTAG